In Lysobacter firmicutimachus, one genomic interval encodes:
- a CDS encoding GDP-mannose 4,6-dehydratase has translation MSSTKSALITGITGQDGAYLSRLLLGKGYEVYGVLARRSSDTLWRLRELGIDTEVRLLDGDLTDLSSMIRAMEISRASEVYNLGAQSFVGSSWQQPLLTAQVDGVGALNVLEAVRIVNSQAHFYQASTSEMFGLIQAEMQDEKTPFYPRSPYGVAKLMAHWATVNYRESFGLHASSGILFNHESPLRGIEFVTRKVTDAVARIKLGKQKELRLGNIDAKRDWGFAGDYVEAMWLMTQQDRADDYVVATGLTTTVREMCEIAFSHVGLKMDDHLVIDPKFFRPAEVDVLLGNPAKAKAKLGWAPKTSLAELITMMVDADLRRLSP, from the coding sequence ATGAGCAGCACCAAGAGCGCATTGATCACTGGCATCACCGGGCAAGATGGTGCTTACCTCTCCCGTCTTCTCCTCGGCAAAGGATACGAGGTGTACGGCGTGCTTGCTCGGCGCAGCTCTGACACGCTGTGGCGGCTTCGCGAACTCGGCATCGACACCGAGGTCCGCTTGCTCGACGGCGACCTGACCGACCTTTCCTCGATGATCCGCGCCATGGAAATCTCGCGCGCCAGCGAGGTGTACAACCTCGGCGCCCAGAGTTTCGTCGGCAGCTCCTGGCAGCAGCCGCTGCTGACCGCGCAAGTCGACGGCGTCGGCGCGCTGAACGTGCTTGAGGCGGTGCGTATCGTCAACTCGCAGGCCCACTTCTATCAAGCCTCTACCAGTGAAATGTTCGGTCTGATCCAGGCCGAGATGCAAGACGAAAAGACGCCGTTCTATCCGCGCAGTCCGTACGGCGTGGCCAAGCTGATGGCGCACTGGGCGACGGTGAACTATCGCGAGAGCTTTGGTCTGCACGCTTCCAGCGGCATCCTCTTCAATCACGAATCCCCGCTGCGCGGCATCGAGTTCGTAACCCGCAAGGTCACCGACGCGGTCGCGCGGATCAAGCTCGGTAAGCAGAAGGAGCTGCGTTTGGGCAATATCGATGCCAAGCGCGACTGGGGCTTCGCTGGCGACTACGTCGAGGCGATGTGGCTGATGACTCAGCAGGACCGGGCGGACGACTATGTGGTTGCAACCGGGTTGACGACGACTGTGCGCGAAATGTGCGAAATCGCGTTCTCCCATGTCGGTTTGAAGATGGACGATCACTTGGTTATCGATCCCAAGTTCTTCCGTCCGGCCGAAGTGGATGTGTTGCTCGGCAATCCGGCCAAGGCAAAGGCCAAGCTTGGCTGGGCTCCTAAGACTTCGTTGGCCGAACTGATCACGATGATGGTCGACGCGGATCTGCGCCG